The following proteins are encoded in a genomic region of Oncorhynchus keta strain PuntledgeMale-10-30-2019 chromosome 8, Oket_V2, whole genome shotgun sequence:
- the LOC118392408 gene encoding myelin transcription factor 1-like protein isoform X6: MEVDAVEKHHRTRSKGVRVPVETAAQELFSCPTPGCDGSGHVSGKYARHRSVYGCPLAKKRKTQEKQPLEPAPKRRPFLTPPDPEEDTVAIFPCYEPEPMDEREEKEQGELEGEIQEEGEGEEEGEEMEEEEGFSEDNEEQGDEEGEEEEEEEEVEREKVVVGPVEVEQVEDGIEEDEEAEDGDDEEQEEEEEQEEEEDEGDEDEHEEEEEEEVHHEPVRAERSILPFMTTGNRYKNSGQSRHHSMGQKDNNNNNGPGPNIGPNGEEYENYDELVAKSLLNLGKIAEDAAYQAMTESEMNSNSSNSAGEDDDDDEEEGSERGGSRKGELSVDLDSDVVRETVDSLKLLAQGHGAMLPEDGCLEGVDDGEHPNGRSHHHGVRGQAEESEEEVCLNSLECLRNQCFDLARKLNETSPSDRPGHPGLHHYQAHQNHHPHQPHHHLLHQTDHQHHQAQHQPQDHHHLPRYESCQQGQQPDERGSLERNYSDMVNLMKLEEQLSPASRTGYSASCHQDGDEDTTSVASDRSEEAFDMTKGNLSLLEKAIAMESERAKVMRDRMALDGHHAVVRRDNHNHHHRGEHSPRQSSGAEERKSRMHHDGSKRAYYPKDSSRGDKKESKCPTPGCDGTGHVTGLYPHHRSLSGCPHKDRVPPEILAMYENVLKCPTPGCSGRGHVNSNRNSHRSLSGCPIAAAEKMVKVQEKHIPCDGGPKSSQASDRVLSTPRSNLAKELEKYSKTSFDYGQGYDSQHHVYSRGKTGLAPKAHGRDTDTSPKGYDAKHYCKSPASSTTSSYAPSSTTSRYAPSSTTSRYAPSSSSLSCGGGGGGGGSSASSTCSKSSFDYTQDTEAAHMAATAILNLSTRCREMPHGLGGKPQDLLSQSPDGDMDDSSTLDLSVSRGQPGGPEGSGTVLTPLQPMSTQRQALLNSSRCYQMSEADCWDLPVDYTKIKRITDDNHKESSFLSSLHQEEDLDPFQDLLDEHHYGGDVTMPSPKHKYAPCKEGKEELITLSSYQLADKSICSMMMTNAQDLKCPTPGCDGSGHITGNYASHRRPFPSSLSGCPRAKKSGIKILHSKEDKDDQEPIRCPVPGCDGQGHVTGKYASHRSASGCPLAAKRQKDGYVNGSQFAWKSGKTDGMSCPTPGCDGSGHVSGSFLTHRSLSGCPRATSAMKKARMTGVEMLTIKQRASKGIEKDEEIKQLDEEIKDLNESNNQVESDMIKLRTQITTMETNLKSIEDENKVIEQQNDSLLHELANLSHSLINSLANIQLPHMKPMPQKEAPVKHSCCLQMPHREPMNEQNFDTYVSTLTDMYTHQDQYQSPENKELLENIKQAVQGIQV, translated from the exons TGTCTATGGTTGCCCCCTGGCCAAAAAGAGGAAGACCCAGGAGAAACAGCCTCTGGAGCCTGCCCCCAAGAGGAGGCCCTTCTTAACCCCTCCCGACCCAGAGGAGGACACTGTTGCCATCTTCCCCTGCTATGAACCTGAACCcatggatgagagggaggagaaggagcagggggagttagagggggagatccaggaggaaggtgagggagaggaagagggagaagagatggaggaggaggaaggatttTCGGAGGATAACGAGGAGCAAGGTGAtgaggaaggggaagaggaggaagaggaggaagaggtggagagggagaaagtggTAGTAGGGCCAGTAGAGGTAGAACAGgtggaggatgggatagaggaaGACGAGGAAGCAGAGGATGGGGATGATGAAGagcaagaagaagaggaggagcaagaggaggaggaggatgagggtgaTGAAGATGAacatgaggaagaagaggaggaagaagtgcACCATGAGCCAG TAAGGGCTGAAAGGTCTATCCTTCCTTTCATGACCACAGGGAACCGCTACAAAAATAGTGGACAATCAAGGCATCACTCGATGGGAcagaaggacaacaacaacaacaacggccCCGGTCCAAACATCGGCCCTAACGGGGAAGAGTATGAAAACTATGATGAGCTGGTGGCCAAGTCCCTTCTCAACCTGGGGAAGATAGCAGAGGACGCTGCCTACCAGGCCATGACCGAGTCAGAGATGAACAGCAACTCCTCCAACAGTGCCGGCgaggacgatgatgatgatgaggaagagggtaGCGAGCGCGGCGGGAGCAGGAAGGGCGAGTTGAGCGTGGACCTGGACAGTGACGTGGTCAGGGAGACAGTGGATTCACTCAAGCTGTTGGCGCAGGGCCACGGTGCCATGTTGCCTGAAGATGGCTGCCTAGAAGGGGTGGATGACGGCGAGCATCCCAACGGGCGGTCCCACCATcatggggtcaggggtcaggctGAGGAGAGCGAAGAGGAGGTGTGTCTCAACAGCCTGGAGTGTCTGAGGAACCAGTGCTTTGACCTGGCCCGCAAGCTAAACGAGACATCTCCATCTGACCGCCCTGGCCACCCGGGCCTGCACCACTACCAGGCACATCAGAACCACCACCCTCACCAGCCCCACCACCACCTACTGCACCAAACCGACCACCAGCACCATCAGGCTCAGCACCAGCCTCAGGACCACCACCACTTGCCCAGGTACGAGAGCTGCCAGCAGGGCCAGCAGCCAGACGAGCGTGGGTCCCTGGAGCGCAACTACTCAGACATGGTCAACCTGATGAAGCTGGAGGAGCAGCTGAGCCCGGCCTCAAGGACGGGCTACTCGGCCAGCTGCCACCAGGACGGGGATGAGGACACCACATCGGTGGCCTCGGACCGCTCGGAAGAGGCCTTCGACATGACAAAAGGCAACCTGTCCCTGCTGGAGAAGGCCATTGCTATGGAGTCGGAGCGAGCCAAGGTCATGAGGGACCGCATGGCCTTGGATGGACATCATGCGGTGGTCCGGAGGGACAATCATAATCACCACCATCGCGGCGAGCACAGCCCCCGACAGAGCAGCGGGGCTGAGGAGCGCAAGTCCAGAATGCACCACGACGGGTCAAAGAGAGCATACTACCCTAAAG ATTCCTCAAGGGGGGACAAGAAGGAGAGTAAGTGTCCAACCCCGGGCTGTGATGGGACAGGCCACGTCACGGGTCTCTACCCCCACCACAGGAGCCTGTCAGGCTGCCCCCACAAGGACAGGGTGCCACCAGAAA TTCTTGCAATGTATGAAAATGTTCTAAAGTGCCCTACTCCTGGCTGCTCGGGGCGTGGCCATGTCAATAGCAACAGGAACTCCCACCGCAG TCTCTCGGGGTGCCCCATCGCCGCTGCAGAGAAGATGGTTAAAGTCCAAGAGAAGCACATCCCATGTGACGGGGGCCCCAAGTCCAGCCAGGCATCAGATCGTGTGCTGAG CACGCCGCGCTCCAACCTGGCCAAGGAGCTGGAGAAGTACTCCAAGACCAGCTTCGACTACGGCCAAGGCTACGACAGCCAGCACCACGTCTACAGCAGGGGGAAGACAGGCCTGGCCCCCAAAGCCCACGGACGGGACACAGACACCTCACCCAAAGGATATGATG CCAAGCACTACTGTAAGAGCCCAGCCAGCAGCACGACTAGCAGCTATGCTCCCAGCAGCACGACTAGCAGATACGCTCCCAGCAGCACGACGAGCAGATACGCTCCCAGCAGCAGCAGTCTGAGCtgcggagggggaggaggagggggcggcAGCAGCGCCAGCAGCACCTGCAGTAAGAGCAGCTTTGACTACACACAGGATACAGAGGCTGCTCACATGGCCGCGACGGCCATCCTCAACCTGTCCACGCGCTGCAGGGAGATGCCCCACGGCCTGGGAGGCAAACCCCAGGATCTCCTCTCCCAG AGTCCTGATGGTGACATGGATGACAGCAGTACTCTCGACCTGAGTGTGAGCCGGGGGCAGCCGGGGGGTCCGGAGGGGAGTGGCACGGTGCTGACCCCCCTGCAGCCCATGTCCACCCAGCGCCAGGCCCTGCTCAACAGCAGCCGCTGCTACCAGATGAGTGAGGCCGACTGCTGGGACCTGCCCGTGGACTACACAAAGATCAAACGCATCACTGACGACAATCACAAAGAG TCTTCTTTTCTTTCATCCCTCCACCAGGAGGAGGACCTGGACCCGTTCCAGGACCTTCTAGACGAGCATCACTACGGAGGGGACGTGACCATGCCCAGCCCAAAACACAAGTACGCCCCCTGCAAGGAGGGCAAGGAGGAGCTCATCAC TCTCTCCAGCTACCAGCTAGCTGACAAAAGCATCTGCAGTATGATGATGACCAATGCGCAAGACCTCAA GTGTCCCACTCCAGGATGTGACGGGTCTGGACACATCACTGGGAACTACGCCTCGCACAGGAG ACCTTTCCCCTCTAGTCTGTCAGGCTGTCCACGGGCCAAGAAGAGCGGGATCAAGATACTGCACAGCAAGGAGGACAAGGACGACCAGGAGCCAATCAG GTGTCCCGTCCCAGGCTGCGACGGACAGGGTCATGTGACGGGGAAGTATGCGTCCCACCGCAGTGCGTCAGGCTGCCCCCTGGCGGCCAAACGGCAGAAGGATGGCTACGTTAACGGCTCCCAGTTTGCCTGGAAGTCCGGGAAGACAGATGGCATGTCGTGCCCAACCCCAGGCTGCGATGGATCGGGACATGTCAGTGGGAGCTTCCTGACACACCGGAG TCTCTCCGGCTGTCCCCGTGCCACCTCAGCCATGAAGAAAGCCAGAATGACAGGAGTTGAAATGTTGACAATCAAGCAACGGGCAAGCAAAG GAATAGAAAAAGATGAGGAAATCAAACAGCTGGATGAAGAAATCAAAGATCTAAACGAATCAAACAATCAAGTGGAATCAGACATGATTAAACTTAGGACACAA ATCACCACTATGGAGACTAACCTGAAGTCCATAGAGGACGAGAACAAAGTGATTGAGCAGCAGAATGACTCCCTACTGCACGAGCTAGCCAACCTCAGCCACTCTCTCATCAACAGCTTAGCTAATATCCAGCTCCCACATATG AAACCGATGCCACAGAAAGAGGCCCCAGTTAAACATAGCTGCTGTTTACAGATGCCCCACAGA
- the LOC118392408 gene encoding myelin transcription factor 1-like protein isoform X7 has product MEVDAVEKHHRTRSKGVRVPVETAAQELFSCPTPGCDGSGHVSGKYARHRSVYGCPLAKKRKTQEKQPLEPAPKRRPFLTPPDPEEDTVAIFPCYEPEPMDEREEKEQGELEGEIQEEGEGEEEGEEMEEEEGFSEDNEEQGDEEGEEEEEEEEVEREKVVVGPVEVEQVEDGIEEDEEAEDGDDEEQEEEEEQEEEEDEGDEDEHEEEEEEEVHHEPVRAERSILPFMTTGNRYKNSGQSRHHSMGQKDNNNNNGPGPNIGPNGEEYENYDELVAKSLLNLGKIAEDAAYQAMTESEMNSNSSNSAGEDDDDDEEEGSERGGSRKGELSVDLDSDVVRETVDSLKLLAQGHGAMLPEDGCLEGVDDGEHPNGRSHHHGVRGQAEESEEEVCLNSLECLRNQCFDLARKLNETSPSDRPGHPGLHHYQAHQNHHPHQPHHHLLHQTDHQHHQAQHQPQDHHHLPRYESCQQGQQPDERGSLERNYSDMVNLMKLEEQLSPASRTGYSASCHQDGDEDTTSVASDRSEEAFDMTKGNLSLLEKAIAMESERAKVMRDRMALDGHHAVVRRDNHNHHHRGEHSPRQSSGAEERKSRMHHDGSKRAYYPKDSSRGDKKESKCPTPGCDGTGHVTGLYPHHRSLSGCPHKDRVPPEILAMYENVLKCPTPGCSGRGHVNSNRNSHRSLSGCPIAAAEKMVKVQEKHIPCDGGPKSSQASDRVLRPMCFVKQLEIPQYGYKNNVSTSTPRSNLAKELEKYSKTSFDYGQGYDSQHHVYSRGKTGLAPKAHGRDTDTSPKGYDAKHYCKSPASSTTSSYAPSSTTSRYAPSSTTSRYAPSSSSLSCGGGGGGGGSSASSTCSKSSFDYTQDTEAAHMAATAILNLSTRCREMPHGLGGKPQDLLSQSPDGDMDDSSTLDLSVSRGQPGGPEGSGTVLTPLQPMSTQRQALLNSSRCYQMSEADCWDLPVDYTKIKRITDDNHKESSFLSSLHQEEDLDPFQDLLDEHHYGGDVTMPSPKHKYAPCKEGKEELITLSSYQLADKSICSMMMTNAQDLKCPTPGCDGSGHITGNYASHRSLSGCPRAKKSGIKILHSKEDKDDQEPIRCPVPGCDGQGHVTGKYASHRSASGCPLAAKRQKDGYVNGSQFAWKSGKTDGMSCPTPGCDGSGHVSGSFLTHRSLSGCPRATSAMKKARMTGVEMLTIKQRASKGIEKDEEIKQLDEEIKDLNESNNQVESDMIKLRTQITTMETNLKSIEDENKVIEQQNDSLLHELANLSHSLINSLANIQLPHMEPMNEQNFDTYVSTLTDMYTHQDQYQSPENKELLENIKQAVQGIQV; this is encoded by the exons TGTCTATGGTTGCCCCCTGGCCAAAAAGAGGAAGACCCAGGAGAAACAGCCTCTGGAGCCTGCCCCCAAGAGGAGGCCCTTCTTAACCCCTCCCGACCCAGAGGAGGACACTGTTGCCATCTTCCCCTGCTATGAACCTGAACCcatggatgagagggaggagaaggagcagggggagttagagggggagatccaggaggaaggtgagggagaggaagagggagaagagatggaggaggaggaaggatttTCGGAGGATAACGAGGAGCAAGGTGAtgaggaaggggaagaggaggaagaggaggaagaggtggagagggagaaagtggTAGTAGGGCCAGTAGAGGTAGAACAGgtggaggatgggatagaggaaGACGAGGAAGCAGAGGATGGGGATGATGAAGagcaagaagaagaggaggagcaagaggaggaggaggatgagggtgaTGAAGATGAacatgaggaagaagaggaggaagaagtgcACCATGAGCCAG TAAGGGCTGAAAGGTCTATCCTTCCTTTCATGACCACAGGGAACCGCTACAAAAATAGTGGACAATCAAGGCATCACTCGATGGGAcagaaggacaacaacaacaacaacggccCCGGTCCAAACATCGGCCCTAACGGGGAAGAGTATGAAAACTATGATGAGCTGGTGGCCAAGTCCCTTCTCAACCTGGGGAAGATAGCAGAGGACGCTGCCTACCAGGCCATGACCGAGTCAGAGATGAACAGCAACTCCTCCAACAGTGCCGGCgaggacgatgatgatgatgaggaagagggtaGCGAGCGCGGCGGGAGCAGGAAGGGCGAGTTGAGCGTGGACCTGGACAGTGACGTGGTCAGGGAGACAGTGGATTCACTCAAGCTGTTGGCGCAGGGCCACGGTGCCATGTTGCCTGAAGATGGCTGCCTAGAAGGGGTGGATGACGGCGAGCATCCCAACGGGCGGTCCCACCATcatggggtcaggggtcaggctGAGGAGAGCGAAGAGGAGGTGTGTCTCAACAGCCTGGAGTGTCTGAGGAACCAGTGCTTTGACCTGGCCCGCAAGCTAAACGAGACATCTCCATCTGACCGCCCTGGCCACCCGGGCCTGCACCACTACCAGGCACATCAGAACCACCACCCTCACCAGCCCCACCACCACCTACTGCACCAAACCGACCACCAGCACCATCAGGCTCAGCACCAGCCTCAGGACCACCACCACTTGCCCAGGTACGAGAGCTGCCAGCAGGGCCAGCAGCCAGACGAGCGTGGGTCCCTGGAGCGCAACTACTCAGACATGGTCAACCTGATGAAGCTGGAGGAGCAGCTGAGCCCGGCCTCAAGGACGGGCTACTCGGCCAGCTGCCACCAGGACGGGGATGAGGACACCACATCGGTGGCCTCGGACCGCTCGGAAGAGGCCTTCGACATGACAAAAGGCAACCTGTCCCTGCTGGAGAAGGCCATTGCTATGGAGTCGGAGCGAGCCAAGGTCATGAGGGACCGCATGGCCTTGGATGGACATCATGCGGTGGTCCGGAGGGACAATCATAATCACCACCATCGCGGCGAGCACAGCCCCCGACAGAGCAGCGGGGCTGAGGAGCGCAAGTCCAGAATGCACCACGACGGGTCAAAGAGAGCATACTACCCTAAAG ATTCCTCAAGGGGGGACAAGAAGGAGAGTAAGTGTCCAACCCCGGGCTGTGATGGGACAGGCCACGTCACGGGTCTCTACCCCCACCACAGGAGCCTGTCAGGCTGCCCCCACAAGGACAGGGTGCCACCAGAAA TTCTTGCAATGTATGAAAATGTTCTAAAGTGCCCTACTCCTGGCTGCTCGGGGCGTGGCCATGTCAATAGCAACAGGAACTCCCACCGCAG TCTCTCGGGGTGCCCCATCGCCGCTGCAGAGAAGATGGTTAAAGTCCAAGAGAAGCACATCCCATGTGACGGGGGCCCCAAGTCCAGCCAGGCATCAGATCGTGTGCTGAG GCCAATGTGCTTTGTGAAACAGCTGGAGATCCCACAGTACGGTTACAAAAATAACGTGTCCACCAGCACGCCGCGCTCCAACCTGGCCAAGGAGCTGGAGAAGTACTCCAAGACCAGCTTCGACTACGGCCAAGGCTACGACAGCCAGCACCACGTCTACAGCAGGGGGAAGACAGGCCTGGCCCCCAAAGCCCACGGACGGGACACAGACACCTCACCCAAAGGATATGATG CCAAGCACTACTGTAAGAGCCCAGCCAGCAGCACGACTAGCAGCTATGCTCCCAGCAGCACGACTAGCAGATACGCTCCCAGCAGCACGACGAGCAGATACGCTCCCAGCAGCAGCAGTCTGAGCtgcggagggggaggaggagggggcggcAGCAGCGCCAGCAGCACCTGCAGTAAGAGCAGCTTTGACTACACACAGGATACAGAGGCTGCTCACATGGCCGCGACGGCCATCCTCAACCTGTCCACGCGCTGCAGGGAGATGCCCCACGGCCTGGGAGGCAAACCCCAGGATCTCCTCTCCCAG AGTCCTGATGGTGACATGGATGACAGCAGTACTCTCGACCTGAGTGTGAGCCGGGGGCAGCCGGGGGGTCCGGAGGGGAGTGGCACGGTGCTGACCCCCCTGCAGCCCATGTCCACCCAGCGCCAGGCCCTGCTCAACAGCAGCCGCTGCTACCAGATGAGTGAGGCCGACTGCTGGGACCTGCCCGTGGACTACACAAAGATCAAACGCATCACTGACGACAATCACAAAGAG TCTTCTTTTCTTTCATCCCTCCACCAGGAGGAGGACCTGGACCCGTTCCAGGACCTTCTAGACGAGCATCACTACGGAGGGGACGTGACCATGCCCAGCCCAAAACACAAGTACGCCCCCTGCAAGGAGGGCAAGGAGGAGCTCATCAC TCTCTCCAGCTACCAGCTAGCTGACAAAAGCATCTGCAGTATGATGATGACCAATGCGCAAGACCTCAA GTGTCCCACTCCAGGATGTGACGGGTCTGGACACATCACTGGGAACTACGCCTCGCACAGGAG TCTGTCAGGCTGTCCACGGGCCAAGAAGAGCGGGATCAAGATACTGCACAGCAAGGAGGACAAGGACGACCAGGAGCCAATCAG GTGTCCCGTCCCAGGCTGCGACGGACAGGGTCATGTGACGGGGAAGTATGCGTCCCACCGCAGTGCGTCAGGCTGCCCCCTGGCGGCCAAACGGCAGAAGGATGGCTACGTTAACGGCTCCCAGTTTGCCTGGAAGTCCGGGAAGACAGATGGCATGTCGTGCCCAACCCCAGGCTGCGATGGATCGGGACATGTCAGTGGGAGCTTCCTGACACACCGGAG TCTCTCCGGCTGTCCCCGTGCCACCTCAGCCATGAAGAAAGCCAGAATGACAGGAGTTGAAATGTTGACAATCAAGCAACGGGCAAGCAAAG GAATAGAAAAAGATGAGGAAATCAAACAGCTGGATGAAGAAATCAAAGATCTAAACGAATCAAACAATCAAGTGGAATCAGACATGATTAAACTTAGGACACAA ATCACCACTATGGAGACTAACCTGAAGTCCATAGAGGACGAGAACAAAGTGATTGAGCAGCAGAATGACTCCCTACTGCACGAGCTAGCCAACCTCAGCCACTCTCTCATCAACAGCTTAGCTAATATCCAGCTCCCACATATG